TTTGATTCATAAATCTTCTTTAAAGGTTAAACATTTACGGCTATGCGTCTTCATTTTTAATTAtgtcactttttattattttagtgaaCCGGTATTTTCATTTTTAGATCATCTCTAAGTTAGTGTTTTGcttctgttttaatttttttggcagTCATATGTTGCTCTCAAGATCCAAAAAAGTGCAGCCCAGTTTGTTCAGGCAGCACTTCATGAGATTGATGTTCTTTCATACATTGCTAAGGGTGACCCTTCAAATTCGAAGTTTGTTGTTCAATTAATTGACCACTTTAAACACACTGGCCCGAATGGGCAGCACCTTTGCATGGTCCTCGAGTTTCTTGGTGATAGCTTGCTACGTCTGATCAAATATAACCGATACAAATGCCTTCCATTGAATAAAGTTAGGGAAATGTGCAAATACATTTTGATTGGTTTGGATTACTTGCACAGAGAACTTGGTCTAATCCACACTGACCTCAAACCTGAAAATATTCTTCTACTTTCAACCATTGATGCTGCCAAAGACCCTTTTAAATCTGGACAATCTCCAAttctggagaggcccgagggaGGCATCAACGGTGGAGTCACAAGTCTTATTGAGAAAAGATTGAGAAGGAGAGCTAAGAGGGCTGTTGCTAAGATATCCGAAAAAAGATCCTCAATGGGTGTAGCTGGAGAAGAGCAAAAGTCTACTAGAAACATTGATGGGATTGATATGAGATGCAAGATTGTAGATTTTGGAAATGCATGTTGGGCTGACAAGCAGTTTGCTGAAGAAATACAGACAAGGCAATACAGAGCTCCTGAAGTTATACTGCAGTCCGGCTATTCCTTCTCTGTCGACATGTGGTCTTTTGCTTGCATTGCTTTCGAGCTTGCCACTGGTGATATGTTGTTTACGCCCAAGGGTGGTCAAGGTTTTAGTGAAGACGAGGTATGATGATCAGCTAGTAAACTATTGtggttaaattaaaattttgtatattatgCATATACAATTTATTGTAAATGTTTGATCATGAATTCTTTCTTACTGTCCAAACCAAGTATATACTAGTTAACATAATAACTTGATTAACAAGTTGTTTAACAAAAGATAATTTGATGAATAAGTTATATGTAGCCTGCAAACTTGGAAGAATTTTATGCCATATATAGAAGGATTTGAATTCCTATGGCATATATAGAAGGATTCAAATCAGTTATATGTAGCCTGCAAACTTGGAAGAATCTTATGGCTTATGACTTAAGTTAGAAATTTCTAAATGAACTTAAAAGCCTTATAAGACTACTTGTTTTTATAGTTGAATCATTTTAACTGACATCATTATTACACAAGAGCTTGAGTTTAAATGCCATGGCTactttttttattgtgtaatcATTCTATACCGAGCCAATGTACACCTCTCCACCATTAGATGGAATGTTGGACTCTCAATCCTCATCCAATAGTGGAAAGGTGTGCATTGGTTTGGTTTATGAGGAAAAAGTGAGGACAAATAACAGAACACATTTGTTTATAATTGCAGCATGAAATTCGAAGTTCCATGCTGGAGTAGATATACATCAGCAGTGATTTCCTAACACTTTGCTTCATATTGGTTTCAGGATCATCTCGCCTTGATGATGGAGCTCCTCGGAAAGATGCCCCGGAAGGTAAGTACCCCCCCACTGCCCAACATGTTTCTTGAATAGCTACTGTAGCTTATCCAACACTTGTGACTTGCAGATTGCGATTTCTGGAGCACAATCCAAGGAATTCTTTGACAGGCACGGTGATCTGAAAAGGATCCGGAGGCTAAAATTTTTGGCACTTGACAAATTGCTGATTGATAGATATAAGTTTCCAGAGACTGACGCACGCGAGTTTACCGAATTTCTTACACCACTTCTTGATTTTGCACCGGAGAAGCGACCAACTGCACAACAGTGCTTGCAACACCCATGGATGAATTGCGAGTTAACTCCGAACGAGAATGAGTCTAGTGTGGAAACCGTGGAAGTTGGGATGAGCAACCTTAAACTCAAGGTGGGAAAGTGAAGGGGATAATGTGGTTTTTTTGACATAGCCATAGTCAAAGTCACatatctccttttttttttttacactaaTCACTATTGattgtcattttttttttgtttgttccaGTTTTAATAAGATTCTTTGTATTGGATTTATATGTAAattagtaaagaattttgttcTACCAGAGATATCTGACAACAGAATTTGTGTGTATATTAATTCACATTTATGTAACTGATGGTATTCAGCCAAGTCTGCTCttacattttttttcctttatgtTTTCCTGTTTGCACATTGAAGTCACACAGCATAGGAATTATTTAACTTGCTCTAATGTGACTATTGCTTTCATTTTTGTTGATATCTTTGATTCTAGAATATGTTCATGCTTTAACAAGTAAGGCCTCTTTTGTTTGAAAGATATAGCAGTACTCTTTAGTTAGATTTGCATTACCTATTTCAAAATGTCAAAAGGCTAAACCTTTTTCATCTATGACGATTAGGCTTATAAAAAGCACACTTATTGTCAAATTTGCGTTAGTCATTGGTGTACTCTTGaagctttttcttctttgttcaaCGTTTGAAGCTTTAAATCAAGGTTGTGAAAACCAAATCGATTCTTAAATTGGTAGAGTTGTTTAAAGAGTAAACTACTATTTCTATTCATAAAAGTTGAAAATGCTGACATATTTAtccataaaagataaaaatgatcATTTGTACACATAAAGATGGAAAGAAGAGGgaggagaaaagagaaaagaggggaaagaaagagagaaaggacATTAAAGAAGATGcaggagaagaaagagagagagtggaAAGGGAATGGTGCTGCCGCGGTTCATGGCTTAGATGAAGAATTAAAGAGGATGAGACTCACTAAGAGTAGTTTGGAGATTTTACCTAATTATTTAGGGTTTGGATAATTTTACTTCCAAAAGTCAATTTTTATGGTACAAAtagtaatttttatcttttatgaaTAGATATGTCAacgttttcaatttttatgaataaaaataatagtttactCAAAGTTTAAAAGTTCAATCGAGATTGAAccgatttatatatatattatgtataaaatatatatttttctcagataaaattatatattattattattttaaatcggTTAATACTAAAAAATCAGAATAGTCTGACcgattaattgattttttgattgatttgttactaactaattttttgtttaaaccAGATTCCAAATAGGTCTAGTGGCTGCTttccaattaatttggtttaatcGATCGACTTGTTTCGATTCTCAAAACACTTCTTTAAATTGACTTGAAGCTAAGTTCATAATTTGTGGTCAACCAAAGTGAAATGGTGCTATTAGCAGCCTAAGAGGCAATGGTGGTGACATGAGTTCATGGGTTCATTGATTTCAATGTTCATTCTCACAGATTTGATCCGAGTCCAATGTGTGAATGGAAGACAGAAAAACCAAACAAAACAAGAAGACTTTAAATTTATTTGGTGAAACCATGGCATTAGCCTTGTCTACTTTTcatttgtttcttatttttaggCTGGTGTTGTTTATtcacaaatattattaaataatacaaaagaAATGTTTGACTTGATTTGGAAAACTATATAAAGGACTAACTTATGCCAAGTTCTGTTAATAAGTCAAAAACAcatgctttttaattttctaagtaATATctttatttagtataattaaataactaatcCAATTATATGAAACttttaatcatatataaataattctGCATTTACTAAGTTTAAGAAGCATGTAACcgcttattatttttcatgtgtGAGAGAGAGGTGTATAACAAGAAGCTGTGAGGAGAAGTGTATTTCACACTGGTATGGGATATACAAATCGGAGACATCGATTTGTttgtattattttctttttaaaacaaataatcaTAAATCGGACGGTTCGATTTgtgatttcgaaaataaaaaaaaattaatgttaaaatcggaccgtccaatttttattttaaaaaataaaaaatacatattgaaCCCTACGAtttgtagtttatttttttcttcaaataaaTGGGACTGTCCGATTTGAATAAAACATCATATAAAAAAACTCTTAATCTTACAATAACAGtatattacatatatttaatcaatataaaaaaaattagccgcaTGTAAGCCCAAGTTTGATTTTATTTGTTCAATGAATTAACCAATACAAAGACTACTTTACCTTAAATTAACATAAGTAATATCTAGGGTGGTAATGGATAGGGTATAATAGGGTTTAGATTCAATCCTAATCTTATTTGTGGgttgagatttttatataaactcaatcttatcttatttgcaGGTTGAGAATATCCCAATCTTAATGCTACTCGTTTTTAACTTGCGGGTATCCGATTATATCCACGAGTTACCAAAAAGatgtaatattattatataatttgatgataatttaaaatagaactaacttttatataaaaaaattaaattatcaattaataatttttttagtgactaatgatcaattaataatttgttgttaggatttaactaaaaattaaaaatatatataatataaaatttaacatttttatatatttgttacttattttttagaacaaaagattttaaaatgtttactaataataattttaacatacctcctttaaatacatatatattagctagagtcatcttcttcttattattattagtagtattatttattattattattaatgtttcCCTTTCCACTTTGACGAGGcaattaactttatttatttatttttgttgtggcCATTGAGGCAGTTAATCTTGCACAGTGCACAAATGTGTGACCAAAATTGACACAATTCACTTTTGGATAAGAATACAAATCATTTTTCAAGACAACAcatctttcaatttcattaAGGCCCACTTGATGTAGAAGAACTGTATATTTCCACGAAATTCATACTGTTTTATCCATTAATATTAGTGCTCAATAAGACAAATGCAAATCTTCATTTTTGTTCTCTAAAGTTTTTGAAATATGTGCCTAACTCAGTTTCAATAATATGTAATGTACTGCATGTTTCACATTAGTAATTAAGTTAAAATATTTAACTAATTATACATAAgcaaatatatatttagttacTTTGTGCCAAaagaatatttaattaattaagtaatgaaacatcacctttttcttttgttattataataaaatataggtttaattattctgtcgaTTCTTATAGTTTTatcgaatttttaattagatttttatattttttcaattaaatttttatactatattaaattttgtaacTAAATTCCTGTCATGacaaaaacattaaaattaataaaatattttattaaactatATAGAATATTCAATCAAGTATTagacatatttatttttcttaacggaatattttattaattctaatatttttatcatagtagaaacttaattacaaaatctgaTATGATATAGGGACTTAATAAAAACAAACGATATagagatctaattaaaaatttagtaaaactatAGGGACTGATAAgttaattaaatctaaaatataTCACTTAAAAActatgattaattaataatcattCTTGACCAAAAATTACTAACTCTAAAAAAATAGAGCACtattattttatcatgatttattataaaatccaaaaaataataacacataTTATTAGAGGATGAAATCTAGTAATCTACTTATGTTGTAAGGGGTTAGTTAGGACCTAAAGTTAGTTCTTGACATTGAATCCAACGACGAAGTAAAAAGCAAGAACAACTGAACAAGTAACAGCTTCAGTTACTGTTACTGTCACCGTTACTGCACGTGCATGTGGCAACACACACTGCTGATGCaataaatactatttttatttttattttctttatataaaaaaataaaaataatgtttcAATTCCAAGATGCCGACATTTTTCCCCCTTCTTTTGTACGGAGACCGAGTTAATTTGAGAActaaataataattacaaaataaccagTGCATTTTAGTTGtcgtttttctaaaaaagaaaagattaaattgtatttataATCTCCCTCAATTACGATTATGTTGaattgataataaaaatcagttgaaaatttatttaaaaaattacatattcATAATTTATCTTGGTAttcaaattcatatataatgATTTAAATTGTGTTTATGATAGTTACTATAAAAGTTAAAGCATTATTTGAAAAGCTTATTAGATGCCATGTGTTGATGACTAGTTTTCAAGCGGGTCCGGTTCATACCTTTCCAATTATCAGTACTTGTGTGTTATGAAATATGGACATTTATTttaatctaaaatattattataatttatctaaaaaatactttatattttatatatataccgtATTCTtatatcttataaaaattttaaattttcatatctGATATCGTATTATATCTCATATCAGTGGTCATGcattataatttatatgtttCATAACCTTTCCTTACTTTTTTTTTGGGAAGAAATAACCTTTCCTTacttaaaatcaataaatcatgatGATGCATAAGACACTGTTGTTTTAAACCTtccactaataaaataattatggtggcatattattgaaattattttacACACGTTTCTGTACAAGCGGGTACTCTTGTCGGCCTAGGAGTCATTTCATGCTTTAATTCATACCAACATATATCATTAACATATGAAATAGCTTCTGCTCcaaaaaatatccttttttttttataaaatatcgaATGTAAATACTACTTCAAAATTAACAGTTCTTTTATGACCTAATAACTATATCTTTATGGCTTTATTTAATTAACTTTATCAATGCTGTCAGAAAgctttataatattaataataacgagtatgctatatatatactaaaatcagttatcaaaattaattattagtataaaataaatattaaaacacaaatatatattaaaagtaaattaaaccACATAAATATtgatacacaaatatattgatgactaattttaatatacaaataacatttttgtgaTACTGCTAATGCATTTAACAATAGTGTTAATAGTTTACAAAATCCATGAATTAAACCCCGCTTTGATCCTTGAGATTGACAAGATGTACTGATTTAGTTTTTGACTTTTTAATTGTTACAATTTGGTCTCCCATATTTAAAAAAGTGCACCAATGTAATCTCTTGTATATTTTCTATCGTCAGAACTCAACGCCGTTAGTGATGTGGCTCAAGACTTTTTACGCTGGACATATTAAAACGATGTCATACACGCTTTGGTACTAAAAAATGCACTAAACAGCGTCGTTTGAGAGTTTGAACAATTATTATTGTTCAAAAGAAAGGGGTGTAACGTTTTAGTATTATTCAAATCCTAAAACGACGTCATTTAGTGTCTTCTTTAACGCTAAAACGCGTACGATGTTATTTTAATATGTTCAGCATGGCAAGGGCGTTAAATTCCGGCgacgaaaaatacacaaaaattataTTAGTGCATCTTTTTAAATCTGAAGAACCAAATTCTAACAATTAAAAAGTCAGAGAATAAATACCAATCTCACAACCAAATTAGAGCTTAACTCCAAAATCCATATATGAATTCATATTCTTAAAAAGTGTCAACTCACATCTCCATTAATGCCTCCGCAATATTTGTGTCTGCAACTGAATAAGCTCATTGAACTTCACAAAGCTGCATCCTAACATTTTGTCATATAACGCAAAAAACAAAGTCATGAATAAATCGATCTTCTTTGAAACAAAGTGATTTCTTATACATATtttagaaaaaggaaaaaagaaaaaaaaacactctGGATCTCAGTATCAAAATGTTGGGTTAATCGAGGCCAAGCACCCCTGGGAGTGATTAAAAGTAGCAATCGTCTTTTAATTTCAAGACATGTCAAACATACTGTTTGGGAGCTACTTGGGGTCAAACTTCAAAGTCAGTCCAACGAAAATCCTTCTTTCGATCTTTCTAACTTCCTCACTTCATTCTGGAATGAAGTGAATTTTACCAAGTTTCTTTTCCGAAAAAGAAATATTCGATCGCTTCATTCATTCTCTTTTATCTGTCACTATATGCAAAAGTATAAGGAAAGGATGATATTAGTCAAAGTAGGCCAAAAGTATAACAGAGAACAAGGCCAACCTCCCTAAGGTTTAGGGCTTTCACCATCTTAATCCCTCAGATTCAAAATTCTATACAGGTCCCGGGGATTCAGCTTTAGGCACTATATTGGTCCCTAAACTCTTTCCAGCGTTGAATCAACCAACGGAATGCTGAGCTAGCAATAGCGTCTTTTCATTTTAGCTCTTAAATAAGGCAAAAACAAGGTCGTTTTGGAGCGTTGAATTAACTAACGGAATGCTGAACTAGCTCTGACTTGCCATGCTAAAATGAAACAACGTTGTTTAGCCATGTGTCAAGCAACGCAATTTAGAGCGAATTCAGCACTTAGTTTGCTGATTCAGTAATAGAAAAGGTCCAGGGACCAATATAGTGTCTAGAACTGAATCTTGGGGACCAGTATAGGTAATTTTGAATTCAAGGGACTAAAATGGTGAAAGTTGTGAATCTGAGGGA
The Arachis duranensis cultivar V14167 chromosome 5, aradu.V14167.gnm2.J7QH, whole genome shotgun sequence genome window above contains:
- the LOC107487397 gene encoding uncharacterized protein LOC107487397, encoding MSCSSSSGSEEDDEGFDSYRKGGYHAVRVGDQFAGGRYIAQRKLGWGQFSTVWLAYDTTNSSYVALKIQKSAAQFVQAALHEIDVLSYIAKGDPSNSKFVVQLIDHFKHTGPNGQHLCMVLEFLGDSLLRLIKYNRYKCLPLNKVREMCKYILIGLDYLHRELGLIHTDLKPENILLLSTIDAAKDPFKSGQSPILERPEGGINGGVTSLIEKRLRRRAKRAVAKISEKRSSMGVAGEEQKSTRNIDGIDMRCKIVDFGNACWADKQFAEEIQTRQYRAPEVILQSGYSFSVDMWSFACIAFELATGDMLFTPKGGQGFSEDEDHLALMMELLGKMPRKIAISGAQSKEFFDRHGDLKRIRRLKFLALDKLLIDRYKFPETDAREFTEFLTPLLDFAPEKRPTAQQCLQHPWMNCELTPNENESSVETVEVGMSNLKLKVGK